The following is a genomic window from Nitrospira sp..
GGAAGCGTGGCCACCCCTTCGCATCCAAGGTGGCCACAATGCACTGAATTTGGAAGGATAGACTAGCGACTGAGAATGTCGAGGATCTCATCCATGGGACGGATTGTTCCCAACAGCAAGGGATCACCAAAACGCTTATTGTGTCGATTCTCTTTGACCTTGAGTAGCCCGATGACGAGATTGTTAAAGTCGTCTAGCTTGGACGTTTCAAAGTACGTGATGAAGTCCCAGTCATCTAGCCCGCTGGAGTGATACAGCTTCCGTTTCACTGTCTTCAGATACGCGACAGTGGCATCCGTGTGTTCTTTCATCTGACCCGTTCGTTCGTCCTCTCCTGATATCCACCATTCGGCGTCTTTGCGGATAGGCACCACGATTACGTAGGGACTACCTTGCGGTGGTGGGGTCTTGAGTTCCGCTTTTAGGACATCCGGGAAACTCGGAACATAGTTCAATGCCTTCGTGATACCGTTGAAGGTAATTGTGTTCTTTAAATGCTTGCCTAGAGCCGTACCCATCAAATCAATGAGTAAGTTTTGATTAGACAGTATTTCCGTAGAGTGGATGCGCACAAGAAAGTCGGCCTTCTCGACGAGCCCTCTCAGCAGATAAGCATCGGTGATTACCTTCTCGCTATGTTTTTGGAATGTAGCCTTCATTTCCGAAACTGCAGACATCCTTGCAGGCTTATCCAGCTTCCACCAATCCTCATCGACTTGGAAAACCGCGAAGGTTCCGTAAACCCCTGGGTCCTTGAGAAGTTTATCGCGATCCATAGCCGCCTCACTGACCAACGAAAGAGCGGGAAGCAAACAGATTAGAAGTGCCACCAGGGCAATTTGACTGAGTCTCTTCATAGGTTCGTTCTCCTTTTTGGTGAGAATCGCTGGGTGAACCACACTACTTATTAAGAATAGGCATCCCTTCTCACAGCGGTCTCACGAAATGGTCACATTTTTATCACGCCCGATGCGGGACCCTGCAGAAAGGCTTAACAAGGAAATTAGGCGTGGGGGGTAGATAATTCAAAGCTAATGACGGTTCCGACGTTGGGGGTACTCTCTGCGCGTATTGTGCTTCCATGAAGCTCAATGATTCGCTTCGTGATGGCGAGCCCAAGTCCGGCTCCCCCCGATCGGTCTTGCCGATTCGCTTTATAAAACCGGTCAAATATATAAGGGAGGTCGTCTGCTTCAATACCGCAACCAGTATCTGAAACGCATACTCTGACCGAGCTAGGTTTCGGGCTTAACGAAACAGTAATTGTGCCTCCGGTCGGGGTGTAACGAGCGGCATTCTGGAGGATGTTTTCTAACGCTCGCTCGATGAGACCGATGTCGGCCGCCACAAATGGAAGATTGTTTGGAAACGTGCTGTTCAAAGTTATTCCCTTGTTTGTAACGGTGAGTTGAAACTTTTGACACACATCCTGGACGAGCTCGGCAATAGAGAATGCTTCGCGTTGAAGGCAGGCTTCACGAGAATCTAAGCGAGCCAGTTCAAAGAGCTCCCCGACAAGTTCCCTGAGCCGTTGGCTTTGCTTCAAAGCAATGTCTAAAAAGCTCTTATGTTCCTCTCTTGTCAGCGTCCCTTCCTTCATCAGCAACGTCTCCAAGTATCCATGAAGGGATGCCAGAGGTGTTCGTAAATCATGCGATACATTGGCCACCAACTCACGCCGAAGCACGTCTGTCTGCTTGAGAGTGGCCACTTGTTGGAGAATTCGTTGCACCATTCGATGGAATGTTGTCCGGAGTCGATCGATCTCATCACTCTGCTGGTCCGAAATAAGGTCATTGTGGTGTACATGCACCCCATCTGAGAAATCGTTTCTCGCGAACGTTTCCATCGACAATGCCAGCTTACTGAGTCTTCTTGTAAGCATGTTGAAGAGAAAAAGACCGGCCATGAGAGCGAACAGTAACCCAGTGAGTGCAGTCCAGAGGCTCAAACGAAGAATGTAGCTCCTTCGCAGCATGTCGACTACGGAATCATATTCTTCGCCGCCCAGGACAATGTACAGATAGCCCGTTGGCTCCCCTAATAAGGGTATCGCAGAAGCAGAAAAAACCTTTGTGCGAGAAACATCGCGGGGATCGTCACCTAGAATGGGGAATGCATCAGCTTGAGCCAGAAAACTGTGGATTGGACCCAACGACACAGTTGAGCGCTTGATCTTATCAGGGGGCGCAGAGAAATTAATTATAGCCCCGTCTGCGTCAAGTAAGTACATTTCAATGCTCGGATTGACAACCATGAGCAGATGGAACAGTTCTTTTAGCGCATAGGGACTGACCTCTCCTTGACTGCTTAGTAGTTGATCGGCAACGATGTTTCTAGCTAGGCCACGGTTCAGCTTCTGATTCACTTCCTGTTGATACATGCCTGTCGTGAAGACCGTTAGAAGGGTATACAAAATCCCAACGGCACAAAACAGGAGGAGCCAAATGAGGGCGAGTTTGCCGTAAAGCGACCGTAACATGGTCAGCCCCGTAGACCGGAGGTTCCTATTTCACAGAATTTGTACCCGACGCCCCACACGGTCAAAATAAAGTGGGGGTTAGCGGAATCCTTTTCGATCTTGCCGCGCAATCTGTTGATATGCGAGTTCACGGTATGATCATAGCCGTCGTGACCATAGCCCCAGACCGCATCGAGAAGCTGGGATCGAGTATAAACACGGCCGGGATGGAGAGCGAACTGGAGGAGTAAATCAAATTCTTTGGCTGTGAGATCCACGGGATGGCCTCTCACTAACACCTTACGTTTCTCAATATCGATGTAGAGACCGTCCCCCCGTATAGGTTTCTGGAGATCCGGCGTTTTATCGCCAAAAGCTTCCGATCGGCGGAAGAGGGCCTTTATCCGCGCGAGCAATTCCCGAACACTAAACGGTTTGGTCACATAGTCGTCAGCGCCTACTTCTAGCCCTAGTACACGGTCAAGTTCCGATGATTTCGCCGTTAACATTAGTGTGAGTGTATAAGTGGGGAGCGATCGAATATACCGGCATATCTCTAATCCATCGACGCCGGGAAGCATCAGGTCGAGAATAACAAGGTCATATTTCTTCGAGCGGACAGAATGAAGGCCATCATTTCCAGTTTTGACGATGTCTACGGCATATTCTGAATCCGTCAGATGCATCTCCAACAGTCGACCAATATCTACGTCATCTTCCACGACTAGGATGTGTTTAGCCATATCCACCATGCGCTAAGGATAGAATGAGAAATGCCTTAGCATAGCGGTCGTCACAAAATCATCACAGAGCGTCAACCCTGGTGACGCCTACGAAGCGGACTATTTGGAACTTATTGTAAAGGCGGAGGTTTTCTGAGATTCGTAATCCTGGGAGGTTAGATGGGAATATTTGTCTGATCTTAGGCGGATGCAGCAGGTGAGGATAATTAAGCTGCCAAAGCTAGAACATCTATTGAAAAACAGAAATTACTGTTGCCCTCTTTGGAAAATCCCGTTGGGGACACCACACAAAGGGCGGCGAGTTGAGCCGGTAAGAGTCTGAGGTAAGAACCTTTCTCGGAGACCTCGTAACCTTTCCGTCCAGTTTCTTCGAACGTCTCATCCATCAAGGGTTCTTCGAGAAGTTTTCTTGGCATGTGACGAGCTTGTGCTCGGTGGCGACTAAGAAGATTTTTTTGTCCATGACTCGACCTTCAAGGTCGCGTTTCATTCGTACTTCATCAACCTCCACGATCCCTGCAGACCTCGTTAGCTGGTCGAACTCTTCGATCAATTGCTTATTTTATTTTTCCTCCCCCTAAGCCTGGCGAGAAGCGTCCAGGTTCTCACCTCTGCCTATCGCATCTGCAAATTGCTTTCATAGGTTTCAATTAGGCATACCTCGCGTTCGACCAGGGATTTGCTGTTGATTCGTGAGCAATGACAGCCCTTGCTCTGCAGACCTCTTGATGGCTTGTTGCGACAACGTACGTAACCGTATGGAGAGCTTTTGGGAAGAAAACTCCATTCTTTCAGGGAATGGGAACTTGGGCAGTTCAACCATACAGTGCCCAGCTGTGCCTGGGGAGGTGATGCTGAGAACAGGCCTCACGGGCATCCACCGCAGTCAAGCGTATCCACCACTCACAGGTTGAAGGAGGACAGAATGGCAGAGCAATCCCCAACAAAGCAGCCTAATGACCGAACCGTCGCCATGCCGGTACAGTTGAAGGCAGACCATGAAACCAGTCGACCTGCCTTGGCCAACTACGTCCATGTGAGCGTGGCTGAAGGGCTGGTCTATCTGGATTTTGGTTTCCTGGAGCCGGCTCTATTGAGTGCGGTCCTCAAGCGGGCGCAGCAGGGTGTCACGTTGCCGAGGCAGCTTGAGGGTCGGGTTGCCACGCGCGTGGCGCTCCCGTTCGACGCCCTTGTGCGTCTGCACCAACAACTCTCTCAGGTGGTGAAGGACCTCCAACGCATACCGACCGCTCAGTCGTAGTCCACCCTCGAACGGAACACGATCTCTATGGACGCACCCGCCCACGAGTCCAGTCCGCCCGCTCCGGATACGGGGCTCCACTGTCTGTTGTTGCTGGCGCGATTTCACGGCCTGGCAGCCAATGGCGCGCAATTGCGACATCAATTCGGAGAAACGGAACAGCCGCTCACGCCACGTGAGTTGCTGCGTGCCGCCAAACATGTGGGCCTGAAGGCCGGGTGGGTGACGGCAACCTGGGCCAGCTTGACCGACAAGCCACTCCCCGCCATCGCGGTCTGTACCGACGGGCGTTGTGTGTTGCTGGCGAAAGTGGAGGCCGAGCGGGTACTCCTTCATGACCCGCTGCAACCACAGCCTACGATCCTGACCAAAGCGTGCTTCGAGACGCGATGGACCGGGGAACTCCTTCTGGTCACCAAGCGAGCGGGCCTGCGTCCCGAAGATGTCGCCTTCGGCTTCAGCTGGTTCATTCCGGCGATCGTCAAACACCGGCGGTTGTTCGGTGAAGTGCTGCTCGCCTCATTTTTCGTGCAGCTCTTTGCGCTCATCACCCCGCTCTTTACGCAAGTCGTCATCGATAAGGTTTTGGTTCACAAGGGTTTCACGACGCTGCATGTCATGGCTGTCGGCATGGTCGCGTTGGCGCTGTTCGATGCGCTGTTGAGCGGCCTGCGGACGTATCTCTTTGCGCACACCAGCAACCGGATCGACGTGGGCCTTGGTGCGCAACTGTTCCGGCATCTCTTGGCACTCCCGCTGGCCTACTTCGAGGCTCGTCGGGTCGGCGACACGGTTGCGAGAGTGCGCGAGCTTGAACAAATCCGCCAGTTTTTGACGAGTAACTCCGTGACCGTCGTGCTCGATGTCCTGTTCACGGCGGTTTTCCTCGTGGTCATGTGGTGCTATAGTCCGACACTGACCCTGATCGTGCTCGCTTCGCTGCCGCTCTACGGGATTCTGTCTGTGGGGATCACTCCGCTGATCCGCACCCGCCTCAATGAGAAATTCAACCGCGGCGCTGAAAATCAATCCTTTCTTGTCGAGACCATCAGCGGCATCCAAACCGTAAAGGCTCTCGCCGTCGAGCCCTCGGTCCAGCGTCGATGGGACGAACAGCTGGCCGGCTACGTCAGCGCCAGCTTCAACGCGACGAGCCTGATCGCGATTGCCGGACAGATCGCCTCGTTCATCCAGAAGGTCACGACCATTGCCATTCTGTGGACCGGCGCCTATCTCGTCATCGGCGGGGATCTGAGCATTGGGCAGCTCATCGCCTTCAACATGTTGGCCGGTCAGGTGACGGGACCGCTCCTGCGGTTGGTGAATCTGTGGCAAGAGTTCCAGCAGGTCGGCATTTCTGTTCAGCGGTTGGGGGATGTTCTGAACAGCAGGCCGGAGCCCTCCTACAATCCCACGCGGACGACTCTGCCACAGGTGGCGGGCCAGATCACACTGGAGGACGTCACCTTTCGCTATCGTCCAGACAGCCGAGAAGTTCTACGCCAGGTGTCCCTCATGATCCAACCGGGCCAGGTCATCGG
Proteins encoded in this region:
- a CDS encoding Two-component transcriptional response regulator, OmpR family; its protein translation is MVDMAKHILVVEDDVDIGRLLEMHLTDSEYAVDIVKTGNDGLHSVRSKKYDLVILDLMLPGVDGLEICRYIRSLPTYTLTLMLTAKSSELDRVLGLEVGADDYVTKPFSVRELLARIKALFRRSEAFGDKTPDLQKPIRGDGLYIDIEKRKVLVRGHPVDLTAKEFDLLLQFALHPGRVYTRSQLLDAVWGYGHDGYDHTVNSHINRLRGKIEKDSANPHFILTVWGVGYKFCEIGTSGLRG
- a CDS encoding RTX toxin transporter, ATP-binding protein translates to MDAPAHESSPPAPDTGLHCLLLLARFHGLAANGAQLRHQFGETEQPLTPRELLRAAKHVGLKAGWVTATWASLTDKPLPAIAVCTDGRCVLLAKVEAERVLLHDPLQPQPTILTKACFETRWTGELLLVTKRAGLRPEDVAFGFSWFIPAIVKHRRLFGEVLLASFFVQLFALITPLFTQVVIDKVLVHKGFTTLHVMAVGMVALALFDALLSGLRTYLFAHTSNRIDVGLGAQLFRHLLALPLAYFEARRVGDTVARVRELEQIRQFLTSNSVTVVLDVLFTAVFLVVMWCYSPTLTLIVLASLPLYGILSVGITPLIRTRLNEKFNRGAENQSFLVETISGIQTVKALAVEPSVQRRWDEQLAGYVSASFNATSLIAIAGQIASFIQKVTTIAILWTGAYLVIGGDLSIGQLIAFNMLAGQVTGPLLRLVNLWQEFQQVGISVQRLGDVLNSRPEPSYNPTRTTLPQVAGQITLEDVTFRYRPDSREVLRQVSLMIQPGQVIGIVGRSGSGKSTITKLIQRLYVPEQGRILVDGVDLAQVDPAWLRRQVGVVLQENFLFNRSVRDNIALTDPGLSMDRVIHAAKLAGAHEFILELPDGYDTLVGEHGCSLSGGQRQRIAIARALVANPRILIFDEATSALDYESEAIIQQNMAQICKGRTVILIAHRLSTVRPAHRIYVIDQGQLVEQGTHEELLKRQGMYHRLHAHQEGKAA
- a CDS encoding Two-component system sensor histidine kinase, whose product is MLRSLYGKLALIWLLLFCAVGILYTLLTVFTTGMYQQEVNQKLNRGLARNIVADQLLSSQGEVSPYALKELFHLLMVVNPSIEMYLLDADGAIINFSAPPDKIKRSTVSLGPIHSFLAQADAFPILGDDPRDVSRTKVFSASAIPLLGEPTGYLYIVLGGEEYDSVVDMLRRSYILRLSLWTALTGLLFALMAGLFLFNMLTRRLSKLALSMETFARNDFSDGVHVHHNDLISDQQSDEIDRLRTTFHRMVQRILQQVATLKQTDVLRRELVANVSHDLRTPLASLHGYLETLLMKEGTLTREEHKSFLDIALKQSQRLRELVGELFELARLDSREACLQREAFSIAELVQDVCQKFQLTVTNKGITLNSTFPNNLPFVAADIGLIERALENILQNAARYTPTGGTITVSLSPKPSSVRVCVSDTGCGIEADDLPYIFDRFYKANRQDRSGGAGLGLAITKRIIELHGSTIRAESTPNVGTVISFELSTPHA